The Streptomyces hundungensis genome contains the following window.
AGAAGTGGAAAGAGGACGGCACCCCATGAGCACCGTTCCCCGGATGACCGCAGAGACCCGCTGGCGCTGCTCGCTCTGCGGAAACCTCACCCGTTTCGATGTCACCCGCTCGTCGAAAGTGGTCGAGTACGTCCATCTGGACCTTGCGGGAGAGCCCACGGTGGAGGAACGCGAGGTGGTCAGTGAGACCATCGAGTCGGTCCGCTGCCGCTGGTGCAACGCGGTGGACCAGATCGAGCTAGTGGACCGGCCGGGTACCGATACCGCGACCGCCTCCTGAGGGGCGGCCGCCCACGCGGTACGGATGACAGTTGGGGTGACGGATTGTGGAGCATGCAAGCGGTGCTGAACCGGCCGCTGCGGCCGGCGACGGCCCCGCCGAGGTGCTCGACCGCCCGCTGCCCGAAGGGGTGCGGCGCCGGGTCGTCGCCTTCGTCTCGGAGGCGTTCGGCGGCCTGACCGTCGCCGAACTGCCCGCCCAATTGCGGCAGTACGCCCGTTTCACCCCGACCCGGCGCGCCAAGTTCGCGGGCAACGCGATGGCCGCCGCCCTGGAGGGCGACCCGGTCTTCCGCCAGCGCATCGGCGAGCGGCTCAAGGAGTCGCAGCCGGAGCTGGCCGGGGCCGTCGAGGCGGGCTCGCCCCCCGCGGCCGCCGACCCGGTGGACGTGGCGGCCGCGGCCTATGTGCTGCGCCCGGCCGGCTGGGTGAAGCTGGTGGCCGCGGCCGGCGAGGAGGCCCAGCGGGCGTTCGCCGAGCGTGCGGAGGAGGAGGGCCGGCGCGAGGTGGAGCGCCTGCGGGAGGAACTCGCCGAGGCGCGCGAACGGATCAGGTCCGAGAACGAGACCCTGCGCGCCGAACTGCTCGCCGCCCGCAAGGAAGCCGAGACGCTCCAGCGCAAGCTGCGCAGTGCGCAGAGCGATGTGAAGCGCGGCGAGGCCGCCCTGCGCAGGACCACCGCCGAGATCGACGGCATCAAGTCCGAGGCGGCCGCGCGCGTCACCGCCGCCGAGAGCGAGACGCGCCGGCTCAAGACGCGGCTGAGCGAGGCCGAGTCCGGCCTGGAGGCGAGCCGGCGCGCGACCCGTGAGGGGCGTTCCGTCGAGGACATGCGGCTGCGGCTGCTGCTCGACACCGTCCTGGAAGGCGCCCAGGGACTGCGGCGCGAACTCGCCCTGCCGCCCGCCTCGGTACGCCCCGCCGACACCGTGGACGCGGTCGCGCCGGGCACCATGACGCCCAAGGACATCGCGGCCCGCGCCCTCTCGGAGACCGACCCGGCCCTGCTCGACCAGCTGCTCGCGCTGCCCCAGGTGCATCTGCTTGTGGACGGCTACAACGTCACCAAGACCGGCTATCCGACGATGCCGTTGGAGAAGCAGCGCCTTCGTCTCCTTGGCGGGCTCTCCGTGCTCGCCGCGCAGACCGGGGCCGAGGTCACCTGTGTCTTCGACGGCGCGGAGCTGGCCGCCCCGGTGCTGCTCGCCCCGCCCCGGGGCGTACGGGTGCTGTTCTCCAAGCCCGGGGTGACCGCGGACGAGCTGATCCGCCAGCTGGTGCGGGCCGAGCCCTCCGGTCGGCCGGTGGTGGTGGCCTCCACGGACAAGGAGGTCGCGGACGGCGTCGCGAAGGCGGGCGCCCGCCCCGTCGCCTCCCTGCTGCTCCTGAAGCGGCTTTCACGCGTCTGAGGCATTCAGGCCGTTCTGCAACTCCTGTGTTCAATGCCCGAATTCGGGTGGTCGTCGACGAGCACTCCGTCAAGTGCCCACTACTGCGCGTGGGATGACAGTAAAGAATCCTCTCAGTGACCGACTTTTTCCCATCAGGATTTGAACTGATCACAGGAAGGTCACTAGGGTCGGGGCTCGTACCTTCATGCGGTTGATCACTCGTTCGGGGTGTCCGTGAAGGGCCCGCCGATTCTGCTCTGTTCGGCGGCTGAGGAAGAAGGAGCTCGCCTTCGTGGGGTCCCACCGTCGTCCCAAGCCCGCGAGCCGCACGCGCGTGACCGTGCTCAGCGCGACCGCCGCCGCTGTCGTCGCCCTCACTTCGCAGGCCGCGCAGGCGGACCCGAAGCCCACCAAGGACGAGGTCAAGAGCAAGGTCGACAAGCTCTACGACGAGGCCGAGCAGGCGACCGAGGCGGCCAACGGCGCCAAGGAGAAGCAGGGTCAGCTGGAGAAGCAGATCGGCGAGATCCAGGACAAGGTGGCCCGCGGCCAGCAGGAGCTCAACACCCTGCGCAGCGGCCTCGGTTCGATGGCCTCCGCGCAGTACCGCTCCGGTGGCATCGACCCCTCGCTCGCCCTCTTCCTCTCCTCCAACCCGGACGACTTCCTCGACAAGGCGTCCTCCCTCGACCAGCTCAGCGCCAACCAGACCGAGGCGCTCCAGAAGATCCAGGGCAAGCAGCGCACCCTCGCGCAGCAGCGCAAGGAAGCCCAGGACAAGTTGAAGGACCTCGCCGACACCCGCCAGGTGCTCGACGACAAGAAGAAGGAAGTCCAGGGCAAGCTCGGCGAGGCGCAGAAGCTGCTCAACACGCTGACCGCGCAGGAGAAGGCCGCGCTCGCCTCCGACGAGGCCCGCGCCAACCGCTCCACCGAGCGCCCCAACCTCGGCAAGGACGTGCCCGCCTCGGGCGTCGGCGCCGCCGCCCTCGCCGCGGCCCAGGGCCAGTTGGGCAAGCCGTACAGCTACGGCACGACCGGCATGGCGACCTTCGACTGCTCAGGCCTCACGGGCTACGCCTACGGGCAGGCGGGCGTTCACCTGCCGCGCACCTCGCAGGAGCAGGCCACTCGCGGCACCCGGATCGGCCGCGGCGACCTCAAGCCCGGCGACCTGGTGCTCTTCTTCGGCGACCTGCACCACATCGGCCTGTACGCCGGCAACAACACGGTGCTGCACGCCCCGCACTCGGGAGCGGTCGTCCGCTACGAGTCCATGGACAACATGCCCTTCCAGTTCGGTGTGCGCATCGGCTGATCCGCCTGTGCCCCCGTCAGCCGTCGACACCGCCCAAACGGGCGAATTGCCGCACCTCCCGCTGACGCGACGCCCCGCCGGTGACCTGTGTTCTCCGGTGGGGCGTCACTGTGCGTACGCCAAACGGTCGTTGGCCCCCGGGTGTTCGCCCGGTTACTGTCCGGCGTGCGGTTCCCCCGGTGACTCGCCGCCCGCCCGGGCGGCAGGGGCCGCACGCAGTGCAAGGGAGTACGGCATCCGTGGCGTCCCATCGCCGGCCTTCGCAGTCGGGCCTGACCCAGAGCGCCCGCGTCACCGTCCTTTCGGCCGCGGCGGCGACGGCCGCGGCGGCGCTCGGGGCCACCGTGGCGAGCGCGGCCCCGCAGGAGCCGAGCCCGTCCGGGCAGGCCGCGGTCGACCGCCTCTTCGAGGAGGCCGAGCGGGCCACCGAGCAGTTCGACAAGGCGGACGAGCACGCCAAGCTCCTGCGTGACCAGGTCAAACAGGCACAGGACGGCGTCGCGCGCGGCCAGGAGAAGATCAACCGCATGCGGGGCGCGCTCGGCGCGATCGCCGGGGCCCAGTACCGGTCGGGCGGCATCGACCCCGCGCTCGCCCTGCTGCTCTCCTCGAACCCGGCCACCTATCTCGACCAGGCCGCCACCCTCGACCGGCTGGGCGAACGCCAGTCGGGAGCGCTCCAGGACCTGCGGCACGAGCAGCGCCACCTGGCCCAGCAGCGCGCCGAGGCGAGCCGCAAACTCGCCGAGCTGGAGCGCAGCCGCACCGACGTGGCCCGGCACAAGCGGACCGTCGAGTCGAAGCTGGCCGAGGCGCGCCGCGTCCTGAACGCGCTGCCGAGCGCCGACCGGGCCGCCTTCGACCGCGCGTCCCGCTCGGAGCGCGGCGAACTGCCCCCGCTCTCCGACTCCGCCCCCGCCTCCTCGCGCGCCGCCGCGGCCGTCATGGCGGCCCGCTCCGCGATCGGCAAACCGTACATCTGGGGCGCCAACGGGCCCTCCGGGTTCGACTGTTCGGGCCTGATGCAGTGGTCGTACGCCCGGGCCGGCGTCGGCCTGCCGCGCACCTCGCAGGCACAGCGGTACGCCGGCCGCCAGGTGCCGCTCTCCGAGGCCAAGCCCGGGGACCTGGTCGCCTACCGGCACGACGCGAGCCACATCGCCATGTACGTGGGCAACGGCCAGGTGGTGCACGCGCCGTACCCCGGCGCGCCGGTGCGCTACGACCCCGTCGGGATGATGCCCGTCTCCTCGGTGACCCGCGTGTGACCGTACGATCGGCGGCGTGGCAGGCGATGGGCAGGGGCGAGGGAGACGGCGGGGCCGGGCGGCGGCGGGCGCGCTCGCGGTGCTGCTGTGCGCCACGGCCTGCTCGGCGCCCGCGGCGGCGCCCGACGCCACCACCGGCGAGGTGCAGCAGGTTCTGGACCGGCGCGCGGCCGCGGTCCTGAAGCACGACGCGAGCGGCTATCTGGCGGCGCTCGACCCCGCGGCGAGCGCCCTGCGGGCGTCCCAGGGCGCCGAGTTCACCAACCTCGCACAGGTGCCGCTGGCCTCCTGGGCGTACCGCGTCACCGGCGTGGACCACAAGGGCCCGCAGGCCACCGCCCAGGTCGAGCTGCGCTACCGGATCCAGGGCTATGACACCGCGCCCGTGACGGCGGCCCGCACCCTCACCCTGGGCCGGCGCGGCGGGACCTGGTACGTCACCGGCGACCTGCCCGCGCGCGGCGCCGCGCAGCCGCTGTGGCAGCAGGGCCCGGTCACCGTCGTGCGCGGCGCCCGCAGCCTGATCCTCGGGGTGGGCCAGGACGCGGCGAAGCTGCGGGGGATCGCGGCGGCCGAGGACGCGGCCGTGCCCGCGGTGTCGGCGGCCTGGCCGGGAGTCTGGGCCCGCCGGGTCGTCGTCCTCGTACCGGCCTCCCTGGACGGCATGGCCGCGCTGCTCGGCGCGCCCGCCGCCTCCTACCGGGGCATCGCGGCCGTGACCACCGGCGAGGTGGGCGGGGCGGGGGCCGCCCCGGCGGACCGGGTGATCGTGAATCCGGACGCCTACGCGGTCCTCGGCGACCTGGGCCGCCGCGTCGTCCTCGCCCACGAGACCACCCATGTCGCCACCCGCGCCCACACCTCGCCCGCCACCCCGCTGTGGCTCTCGGAGGGGTACGCGGACTGGATCGGCTACCGCGACACCGGCCGTACCGCGCCGCAGGCCGCCCCCGAACTCCTCAAGGCCGTCCGCGCGGGCGACCTCCCCGCCGACCTCCCCTCGGACGCCGACTTCGGCTTCGACGGCGGCGCGGACCGGCTGGCGAAGGCGTACGAGAGCGGCTGGCTGGCCTGCCGCATGATCGCCGCGAACTGGGGCGAGGCCGCGCTGGCCCGCTTCTACACCGAGGTCGGCGACCAGCCCCACCGCGAGGGCGCCCTGGAGAAGGCCATGGACGACCAACTGGGCCTGAACCTAAGGGAGTTCACGACACGGTGGCGGGAGTACGTACGCTCCCAGCTGGCCTGATCGTCGTCCGCGCCGGCGGGCTCAGCCGCCGCCCAGCTCCTCGATCGTCTCGGCCAGCCACGCCTTCTCCTCCCTGCCGGTGGCCCGCGCGATCCGCAGCATCCCCTGCCGGAACGGATCGGGCGCCCGCTCGACGGTGACGGGCTCGCCGTCGCGGTAGAAGAAGCTCGCGGGCGCCTGGAGAAAGGCCTGCCGCCGGGCGAGGACGGCCGCCTGCTCGGCGGGGTCGGGCAGGTGCCGCAGGAAGGCGAGCAGGGTGAAGAAGCGCTGCCCGTCGGTGATCTCGACGTCCTTGGGGTGGCGCAGCCGCTCCAGGAGGGCGGCCCGGCCGGCGTCGGTGAGCGACAGGGTCCGCCGCGGGGCGGCCCCGCTGCCCGGCTCGGTGCGCTGCTCCAGGACGCCGGCCTTGACCAGGCGAGTGATCGCCGGGTAGAGCGCCCCGTCGCTGACCGGGCGGATGTGGCCGCTGAGCCCCTTGATCCGCTCCTTGAGCTCATAGCCGTGCAGGGGTTCCTCGTACAGGAAGCCCAGGATCGACAGCTCCAGCATGGCGCCCCTCGTCTTGTCCGGTTGCCGCGCCCATGGTACCTCTTATCGAGTTACCTCGAATCGAGGTATTGGCAACGGGGGAGAGCTCCATGGAGGCGACCGCTCATCGCAGGCGGCTGGTGTCGCTCGCGTTTCCGGTCTACGGCGAACTCATGGCCGGGGTCGCGGCCGGAATCATCAACACCCTCTGGGTGACCCGCCTCGGCGGGGACGCCGTGGCCGCGGTCGCCGTCGCGACCAACGTCGAGAACGTGCTGCTCGGCATCGCCCTCATGGCCGGCTCCGGCACGACCGTGCTGCTCGCCCGGGCCAGGGGAGCCGGAGAGCAGGGCGCGGTGCGGGCGGCCGTGCGGGGTGGCTGGGCGCTGTGGGCGCTGCTCGCCCCGGCCGTCGCGATCGGCGCCTTCCTGGGACGGGAGCCGATCGCCCGGCTTGTGCTCGGCGCCGACGCGGGCGGGGCCCTGCCGCTCGCCGTCGGCTACTTCTCCATAGCGCTGCCCGGCATCGCCGTCTTCTTCGCCACCAACGTCGTCGACGGCATCCTCAAGGGCACCGGCGACACCCGCACCCCGATGCGCCTGGCGTTGCTGTCCAACGGGCTCATCCTCGTCCTCGACCCGCTGCTGATCCTGGGCTGCGGCCTCGGTGTGCGGGGCGCGGCGCTCGCCACCGTGGCCGGGCGCTCGGTCGCGCTGGCGCGGGGGCTCCTGGTGCTGCGCCGCACCCCCGCGCTGCGCGCCGCCGGACCCGTACCGCACGCGTGGACCACCGATCTGCGGCGCACGGTCCGCACCGGGCTCCCCCTGTCCGCCGACTTCGTCACGCGCATGGGCGGCGCCCTCGCCGTGGTCGCCGTCGTCGCCCGGATCGGCGTCGCCGAGGTCGCCGCGTACGGCATCGCGACCAAGGCGATGTACGGGGCGACCATGGCCTTCTACTCCGTACGCCAGGCCGCCGCCATCCACACCGCGCGGCTGCTCGGGGCCGGGCGGGACGAGCGGGGGGCCGTCGGGCGCGAGGTCCTGCGCGTCGCGGCCGTGCTGGGGGCCGGGGCCGGTCTCGTGCTGTTCGCCGCCGCGCCCTGGATCATGGCCGCCTTCGGTGCGCACGGTGCCGTCGCGACCGCCGGGGTGCTTCAACTGCGGTGTCTGGGGCCCTACTTGATGCTGCTCGCGTGCTTCATCGGGTGGGGCGGGGTGGTGGAGGGCGGCGGGGGCAGTCCTCGTCTGGTGCGGATCACCGGGTGCGGGGTGGCGCTGCAACTGGTGCTCGCCCACGCCCTGTCGGGGCTCGGGCTGCCGGGGATCTGTCTGGCCATGGCGCTGGCGATGGGGGTGCAGTGCGCGGCCCTGGCCCGGCTCCACCGGCGGACGGGCGCTCAGCGCGTCGTCGACGGTTCGCCCGCGCGGGCGGGCTGAGGTGACAGGACCGAGGGAGTGCGCGGCGAGACGGTGGTGCGCCACAGGATGCGGCAGGCCAGGAGGGAGGCCCAGACCAGCAGGCCGTTGCGTACGGTGAGCAGGAGCAGGCCCAGCCAGTCGCCGGCGACCACGTGCGAGAACCAGATCGGGAACTCCAGGAACGTCACCCCCGTGGCGGCCAGGACGAGCCGCGCGGGGCGGGCCATCGGGCCGCGTCGGTGGACCAGGCACACCGCGGCGAGACCCACCAGCCACAGCATGTACTGGGGGCTGATGACCCGGCTCGTCGTCGTGAACAGCAGCACCGCCGTGAACGCCGCGTCCGCGGGGGTGCTCGGACGCATCGGCCCCCCGGCCCGTACGCGCCACAGCAGCAGCCAGCCGAAGGCGAGCACGGTCAGCGCCATCGACAGGGCGGACACCAGCGGCACATAGGGCCCGAGGAACTCCACCGAGCCGTAGTTGAGCTGGACCGTGCCCCGCCAGCCGAACAGCCGGGCCAGATGGAAGACCAGCGCGCCCAGCGACTCGACCTCCGTGCCCCGCTCCCGCTGGAAGGTGAGGAAGGCGAACGCGCCGGGCGCCGCCGCCACACACGCCGTCAGCAGCGCGGCGGCGCTCACCGCGGCCGCCGTCCAGGCCCGCCTCGGCGCACGGATCAGCAGC
Protein-coding sequences here:
- a CDS encoding NYN domain-containing protein, with the translated sequence MEHASGAEPAAAAGDGPAEVLDRPLPEGVRRRVVAFVSEAFGGLTVAELPAQLRQYARFTPTRRAKFAGNAMAAALEGDPVFRQRIGERLKESQPELAGAVEAGSPPAAADPVDVAAAAYVLRPAGWVKLVAAAGEEAQRAFAERAEEEGRREVERLREELAEARERIRSENETLRAELLAARKEAETLQRKLRSAQSDVKRGEAALRRTTAEIDGIKSEAAARVTAAESETRRLKTRLSEAESGLEASRRATREGRSVEDMRLRLLLDTVLEGAQGLRRELALPPASVRPADTVDAVAPGTMTPKDIAARALSETDPALLDQLLALPQVHLLVDGYNVTKTGYPTMPLEKQRLRLLGGLSVLAAQTGAEVTCVFDGAELAAPVLLAPPRGVRVLFSKPGVTADELIRQLVRAEPSGRPVVVASTDKEVADGVAKAGARPVASLLLLKRLSRV
- a CDS encoding NlpC/P60 family protein codes for the protein MGSHRRPKPASRTRVTVLSATAAAVVALTSQAAQADPKPTKDEVKSKVDKLYDEAEQATEAANGAKEKQGQLEKQIGEIQDKVARGQQELNTLRSGLGSMASAQYRSGGIDPSLALFLSSNPDDFLDKASSLDQLSANQTEALQKIQGKQRTLAQQRKEAQDKLKDLADTRQVLDDKKKEVQGKLGEAQKLLNTLTAQEKAALASDEARANRSTERPNLGKDVPASGVGAAALAAAQGQLGKPYSYGTTGMATFDCSGLTGYAYGQAGVHLPRTSQEQATRGTRIGRGDLKPGDLVLFFGDLHHIGLYAGNNTVLHAPHSGAVVRYESMDNMPFQFGVRIG
- a CDS encoding NlpC/P60 family protein, whose amino-acid sequence is MASHRRPSQSGLTQSARVTVLSAAAATAAAALGATVASAAPQEPSPSGQAAVDRLFEEAERATEQFDKADEHAKLLRDQVKQAQDGVARGQEKINRMRGALGAIAGAQYRSGGIDPALALLLSSNPATYLDQAATLDRLGERQSGALQDLRHEQRHLAQQRAEASRKLAELERSRTDVARHKRTVESKLAEARRVLNALPSADRAAFDRASRSERGELPPLSDSAPASSRAAAAVMAARSAIGKPYIWGANGPSGFDCSGLMQWSYARAGVGLPRTSQAQRYAGRQVPLSEAKPGDLVAYRHDASHIAMYVGNGQVVHAPYPGAPVRYDPVGMMPVSSVTRV
- a CDS encoding PadR family transcriptional regulator gives rise to the protein MLELSILGFLYEEPLHGYELKERIKGLSGHIRPVSDGALYPAITRLVKAGVLEQRTEPGSGAAPRRTLSLTDAGRAALLERLRHPKDVEITDGQRFFTLLAFLRHLPDPAEQAAVLARRQAFLQAPASFFYRDGEPVTVERAPDPFRQGMLRIARATGREEKAWLAETIEELGGG
- a CDS encoding MATE family efflux transporter gives rise to the protein MEATAHRRRLVSLAFPVYGELMAGVAAGIINTLWVTRLGGDAVAAVAVATNVENVLLGIALMAGSGTTVLLARARGAGEQGAVRAAVRGGWALWALLAPAVAIGAFLGREPIARLVLGADAGGALPLAVGYFSIALPGIAVFFATNVVDGILKGTGDTRTPMRLALLSNGLILVLDPLLILGCGLGVRGAALATVAGRSVALARGLLVLRRTPALRAAGPVPHAWTTDLRRTVRTGLPLSADFVTRMGGALAVVAVVARIGVAEVAAYGIATKAMYGATMAFYSVRQAAAIHTARLLGAGRDERGAVGREVLRVAAVLGAGAGLVLFAAAPWIMAAFGAHGAVATAGVLQLRCLGPYLMLLACFIGWGGVVEGGGGSPRLVRITGCGVALQLVLAHALSGLGLPGICLAMALAMGVQCAALARLHRRTGAQRVVDGSPARAG
- a CDS encoding glycosyltransferase 87 family protein is translated as MSIPRRPLAVAATWAVTRFLLLLCAFRVLLLPGPDVTSDVHAIYQGWSQVLATGTYPLDDVTWQYPPAAALAILSPAALPFLDYATAFFALVFLADAVVFCLLMYAADRPGRSLNGAWVWTLGVALLGPTAYARYDLMVTAVAVAALLAGVGRPRVLGALAAFGALLKGWPALLLIRAPRRAWTAAAVSAAALLTACVAAAPGAFAFLTFQRERGTEVESLGALVFHLARLFGWRGTVQLNYGSVEFLGPYVPLVSALSMALTVLAFGWLLLWRVRAGGPMRPSTPADAAFTAVLLFTTTSRVISPQYMLWLVGLAAVCLVHRRGPMARPARLVLAATGVTFLEFPIWFSHVVAGDWLGLLLLTVRNGLLVWASLLACRILWRTTVSPRTPSVLSPQPARAGEPSTTR